The Onychomys torridus chromosome 4, mOncTor1.1, whole genome shotgun sequence genome includes a window with the following:
- the Pck1 gene encoding phosphoenolpyruvate carboxykinase, cytosolic [GTP], translating to MPPQLHNGLDFSAKVIQGSLDSLPQAVREFVEGNAQLCQPEHIHICDGSEEEYGRLLDHMQEEGVIRKLKKYDNCWLALTDPRDVARIESKTVIITQEQRDTVPIPRTGDSQLGRWMSEEDFEKAFNVRFPGCMKGRTMYVIPFSMGPLGSPLAKIGIELTDSPYVVASMRIMTRMGTSVLEALGNGEFIKCLHSVGCPLPLKKPLVNNWACNPEMTLIAHLPDRREIISFGSGYGGNSLLGKKCFALRIASRLAKEEGWLAEHMLILGITNPEGKKKYLAAAFPSACGKTNLAMMNPTLPGWKVECVGDDIAWMKFDGQGNLRAINPENGFFGVAPGTSVKTNPNAIKTIQRNTIFTNVAETSDGGVYWEGIDEPLAPGVTITSWKNKEWRPQDEEPCAHPNSRFCTPASQCPIIDPAWESPEGVPIEGIIFGGRRPAGVPLVYEALSWQHGVFVGAAMRSEATAAAEHKGKVIMHDPFAMRPFFGYNFGKYLAHWLSMAHRPAAKLPKIFHVNWFRKDKDGKFLWPGFGENSRVLEWMFNRIEGEDSAKLTPIGYVPKENALNLKGLGDVNMEELLGISKEFWEKEVEEIYKYLEDQVNADLPYEIERELQALRQRISQM from the exons ATGCCTCCTCAACTGCATAATGGGCTGGACTTCTCTGCCAAGGTCATCCAAGGCAGCCTCGACAGCCTGCCCCAGGCAGTGAGGGAGTTTGTGGAAGGCAATGCCCAGCTGTGCCAGCCTGAGCATATCCACATCTGTGACGGCTCTGAGGAGGAGTATGGACGGTTGCTGGACCACATGCAGGAGGAAGGTGTCATCCGCAAGCTGAAGAAATATGACAACTG TTGGCTGGCTCTGACTGACCCCAGGGATGTGGCCAGGATTGAAAGCAAGACGGTCATCATCacccaagagcagagagacacaGTGCCCATCCCCAGAACTGGCGACAGCCAGCTGGGCCGCTGGATGTCAGAAGAGGACtttgagaaagcatttaatgtCAGGTTCCCAGGGTGCATGAAAG gTCGTACCATGTACGTCATCCCGTTCAGCATGGGGCCGCTGGGCTCACCTCTGGCCAAAATTGGCATTGAGCTGACAGACTCGCCCTACGTGGTGGCCAGTATGCGAATCATGACACGGATGGGGACATCTGTGTTGGAGGCCCTGGGCAATGGGGAGTTTATCAAGTGCCTCCACTCCGTGGGGTGCCCTCTTCCCTTGAAAA AGCCTTTGGTCAACAACTGGGCCTGCAATCCCGAGATGACACTGATCGCACACCTTCCGGACCGAAGAGAGATCATCTCCTTTGGAAGTGGCTATGGTGGGAACTCTCTGCTGGGGAAGAAATGCTTTGCACTAAGAATTGCCAGCCGGCTGGCCAAGGAAGAAGGATGGTTGGCAGAGCACATGCTG ATCCTGGGCATAACCAACCCTGAAGGCAAGAAGAAGTACCTGGCAGCAGCCTTTCCTAGTGCCTGTGGGAAGACCAACTTGGCCATGATGAACCCCACCCTCCCCGGGTGGAAAGTCGAGTGTGTTGGTGACGACATTGCCTGGATGAAGTTTGATGGCCAAG GCAACTTAAGGGCTATCAACCCAGAAAATGGTTTCTTTGGAGTTGCTCCTGGAACCTCAGTGAAGACAAACCCCAATGCCATCAAGACCATCCAGAGGAATACCATCTTCACCAATGTGGCTGAGACCAGTGATGGAGGTGTTTACTGGGAAGGCATTGATGAACCTCTGGCCCCAGGTGTCACCATCACCTCCTGGAAGAACAAGGAGTGGAGACCACAGGATG AGGAACCCTGTGCTCATCCCAACTCGAGATTCTGCACCCCAGCCAGCCAGTGCCCCATCATCGACCCTGCCTGGGAGTCTCCAGAAGGTGTGCCCATTGAGGGCATCATTTTTGGTGGCCGTAGACCTGCAG GTGTCCCCCTTGTTTATGAAGCCCTCAGCTGGCAGCATGGGGTGTTTGTGGGAGCAGCCATGAGGTCAGAGGCCACGGCTGCCGCAGAGCACAAGG GCAAGGTCATCATGCACGACCCCTTTGCTATGCGGCCCTTCTTTGGCTACAACTTCGGCAAATACCTGGCTCACTGGCTGAGCATGGCCCACCGTCCAGCAGCCAAGTTACCCAAGATCTTCCACGTCAACTGGTTCCGGAAGGACAAAGATGGCAAGTTCCTCTGGCCAGGCTTTGGCGAGAACTCTCGGGTGCTGGAGTGGATGTTCAACAGGATTGAAGGGGAAGACAGTGCCAAGCTCACACCCATTGGCTACGTCCCTAAGGAAAATGCTCTGAACCTGAAAGGCCTGGGGGACGTCAACATGGAGGAGCTGTTAGGAATCTCCAAGGAGTTCtgggagaaggaggtggaggagatcTACAAATATCTGGAAGACCAAGTCAATGCTGACCTCCCTTATGAAATTGAGAGGGAACTCCAAGCCCTGAGACAGAGAATCAGCCAGATGTAA